The following DNA comes from Camelina sativa cultivar DH55 chromosome 14, Cs, whole genome shotgun sequence.
GTAAAGTTAAATCCCCAGTAACTCAAAGCAAGAAAGAGACTACTTATCTCTTGCGAGAGAACAAGACCCTAACCGCAACAGAGATGGCGATAATGGAGACAGGAACAACCCAATACTGCATTGTAAAGTCAACAAGCTTCTGAACAGAGTCTGTTGGCTGTTCCTTCTTGTAGATCTTAAGCTCTGGCATTTCCGGTACAGAAGACTCGTCTAGCTCGCCAATAAAATACTTCTCCATGAGTTCCCTAGCATCTTTGCTGTGCCCTGCATCTTCAAATTCATCCGTTGCATCTTTCccttcaacaacaacagaacATCACATTTTACTTATAACATTAGAGACAACAAACAGATCAGTCATAAACAAAGATggtggaaaaagaaaaagaagaagaagcttaccGGTGACAGCAAGAAGCACATCATCTCCTCCAGGATGCTCATCCATATACGAGGATACATCATAGACCTGTAAGTAAaggtgatgttgttgttgttggggaCCAAGATTGAGTAAGTCAACACATTATcaacaaaataagaagaagaagaagaagattctgattTGCTTAATCTAACTACATATAAACAGCAATTT
Coding sequences within:
- the LOC104741224 gene encoding cytochrome b5 isoform X1, with product MPTLTKLYSMEEAATHNKQDDCWIVIDGKVYDVSSYMDDHPGGDDVLLAVTGKDATDEFEDAGHSKDARELMEKYFIGELDESSVPEMPELKIYKKEQPTDSVQKLVDFTMQYWVVPVSIIAISVAVRVLFSRKR
- the LOC104741224 gene encoding cytochrome b5 isoform X2 — its product is MPTLTKLYSMEEAATHNKQDDCWIVIDGKVYDVSSYMDEHPGGDDVLLAVTGKDATDEFEDAGHSKDARELMEKYFIGELDESSVPEMPELKIYKKEQPTDSVQKLVDFTMQYWVVPVSIIAISVAVRVLFSRKR